One part of the Sorangiineae bacterium MSr11954 genome encodes these proteins:
- a CDS encoding carotenoid 1,2-hydratase: MSPSPSPSYAGVRFDPDAPRPHVESYFLKANDPESPRALWVRHTIYAGRHDASKAVAEAWAIFFDRDRGHVAVKSQVPLDRAHFGRDALDIRVDGVTLDPHRARGRIETGDRAVGWDLALTANGPPLLHFPRAFLYEGPFPSSKLVSLLPDARVSGSIDAFGEKVTVDGWPALVGHNWGKRNAHTYAWGHCNAWDGGEDVMFEGTSARVKLGPVLSPVSTILCVRHRGVRYELNGLAQMVKNRGSIGLRRWSFRGAGELVRIEGELWASDDDFVGLHYPNPDAPMTYCLNTKIAHARIELGIQKRPRMLLESTRAALEIGTHDAHHGIKMYL, translated from the coding sequence ATGAGCCCGAGCCCCAGCCCCAGCTATGCCGGTGTGCGTTTCGACCCCGACGCGCCGCGCCCTCACGTCGAGAGCTACTTCCTCAAGGCCAATGATCCCGAGAGCCCGCGCGCGCTCTGGGTCCGGCACACCATTTACGCCGGACGGCACGACGCCTCGAAGGCCGTGGCCGAAGCGTGGGCCATCTTCTTCGATCGCGATCGCGGGCACGTGGCCGTGAAGTCGCAGGTCCCCCTCGACCGCGCGCACTTCGGCCGCGACGCCCTCGATATCCGCGTCGACGGCGTCACCCTCGATCCGCACCGCGCGCGCGGCCGCATCGAGACCGGCGACCGCGCCGTGGGATGGGATTTGGCGCTCACCGCCAACGGCCCGCCGCTGCTGCATTTTCCGCGCGCCTTCCTGTACGAAGGGCCGTTTCCCAGCTCCAAGCTCGTCTCGCTCCTCCCCGACGCGCGCGTCTCCGGGAGCATCGACGCCTTCGGCGAGAAGGTCACGGTCGACGGATGGCCTGCCCTGGTCGGCCACAACTGGGGAAAGCGCAACGCGCACACCTACGCGTGGGGCCACTGCAACGCTTGGGACGGCGGCGAGGACGTGATGTTCGAGGGCACCAGCGCCCGGGTCAAGCTCGGCCCCGTCCTCTCGCCGGTGAGCACCATTCTTTGCGTGCGCCATCGCGGTGTTCGATACGAGCTGAACGGTCTCGCGCAAATGGTGAAGAACCGCGGCTCGATCGGCCTGCGGCGCTGGAGTTTTCGCGGGGCAGGGGAGCTCGTACGCATCGAGGGAGAGCTCTGGGCGAGCGACGACGACTTCGTGGGCCTGCACTACCCAAACCCCGACGCGCCCATGACGTACTGCCTCAACACCAAGATCGCGCACGCGCGCATCGAGCTGGGGATTCAAAAGCGACCGCGCATGCTCCTCGAATCGACCCGCGCCGCCCTCGAGATCGGTACGCACGACGCGCACCACGGCATCAAGATGTACTTGTAG
- a CDS encoding DUF4149 domain-containing protein, translated as MSLIHRIARAIALLAWGIWLGGLVALGAISAPLVFRNVPAPYSADAMTLVFRRFDLVAMVCAAIVVARELVALMGTATIRKVDTARIVSALVAATLAVVEGVWLSPVIEELHRAGAVRGVGELGERLAVMHTRAEGVSKVELLCLMAFIVFVVFSDPPAKTAAG; from the coding sequence ATGTCGCTCATTCACAGGATCGCCCGCGCGATCGCGCTTCTGGCCTGGGGGATCTGGCTCGGCGGGCTGGTGGCGCTGGGGGCCATCAGCGCCCCCCTGGTGTTTCGCAATGTCCCCGCGCCCTACAGCGCCGACGCCATGACCCTGGTGTTCCGCCGCTTCGATCTGGTGGCCATGGTGTGCGCGGCCATCGTGGTGGCTCGGGAGCTGGTGGCCCTCATGGGAACGGCCACCATCCGCAAGGTCGACACGGCGCGCATCGTCTCGGCCCTCGTGGCGGCCACGCTGGCGGTGGTCGAGGGCGTGTGGCTCTCCCCCGTGATCGAGGAGCTCCATCGCGCGGGCGCCGTGCGCGGGGTGGGCGAGCTCGGGGAGCGCCTGGCGGTCATGCACACGCGGGCGGAGGGGGTCTCGAAGGTCGAGCTTCTCTGCTTGATGGCCTTCATCGTGTTCGTCGTGTTCTCGGATCCCCCTGCGAAGACCGCGGCGGGGTAG
- a CDS encoding HEAT repeat domain-containing protein has translation MLTPPLARNLEASVRDLESERAGVRAASIGDLVRHAQGSTEVRARAIPLLEKALGSDPAPEVRAASAVALGDLAAHEALGALLVAVEDTDLNVRQMALNALGEIGDVRALPRLRRALSDTRPEVRYQGIIAFCRVANEDADVLEAITRATGDDDAAVRYIALRLVEERTADSPRPWDSLAPRVEKLLRDPARQVALVAAIVLAKMGASSGHELIVKVVRGQVRADKEDEREAVEMAGEIGRRDLVPHLERRAWGAGRWLRDTCAFHAKIALARLDHPRAVAEIARDLGSPKRDVCSAAVVAAGRALRFELRAAIEALPEGAVDPELRSEAIARLSSPPTEPA, from the coding sequence ATGCTGACGCCGCCCCTCGCCCGCAACCTGGAAGCCTCCGTGCGCGATCTCGAGTCCGAGCGCGCCGGGGTGCGCGCCGCCTCGATCGGCGATCTGGTGCGCCACGCCCAAGGAAGCACCGAGGTCCGCGCGCGCGCCATCCCGCTCCTCGAAAAAGCGCTGGGCTCCGATCCCGCCCCCGAGGTGCGCGCGGCCTCCGCCGTGGCGCTGGGCGATCTCGCGGCGCACGAAGCCCTCGGCGCCCTCCTCGTGGCCGTCGAGGACACGGACTTGAACGTGCGGCAGATGGCGCTCAATGCGCTCGGCGAAATTGGGGACGTGCGCGCCCTGCCGCGCCTTCGCCGCGCCCTCTCGGATACCCGCCCCGAGGTGCGCTACCAGGGGATCATCGCCTTTTGCCGCGTGGCCAACGAAGACGCCGACGTGCTCGAGGCCATCACGCGCGCCACCGGCGACGACGACGCGGCGGTTCGCTACATCGCCCTGCGCCTGGTCGAAGAGCGCACCGCGGACTCGCCCAGGCCCTGGGACAGCTTGGCCCCGCGGGTCGAAAAGCTGCTTCGCGATCCGGCGCGGCAGGTGGCGCTGGTGGCGGCCATCGTCCTCGCCAAGATGGGGGCCTCCTCCGGGCACGAGCTGATCGTCAAGGTGGTGCGCGGACAGGTTCGCGCCGACAAAGAAGACGAGCGCGAGGCCGTCGAGATGGCCGGCGAGATCGGCCGCCGCGATCTGGTCCCGCACCTGGAGCGGCGCGCGTGGGGCGCGGGCCGTTGGCTGCGCGACACCTGCGCCTTTCACGCGAAGATCGCGCTGGCCCGCCTCGATCACCCCCGCGCGGTGGCCGAGATCGCGCGCGATCTCGGCTCGCCCAAGCGCGATGTGTGCAGCGCCGCCGTGGTGGCCGCCGGCCGCGCCCTGCGCTTCGAGCTCCGCGCCGCCATCGAAGCGCTCCCCGAGGGCGCCGTCGACCCCGAGCTGCGGTCCGAGGCGATCGCGCGTCTCTCCTCCCCGCCAACGGAGCCCGCATGA